The Congregibacter litoralis KT71 genome contains a region encoding:
- the nadA gene encoding quinolinate synthase NadA: MTIASDRLQAIREQVQHHLDKDAAKQLSPDEQRVLVARIKEQLAAHNAVIVAHYYTAPEIQALAEETGGCVSDSLEMARFGHDHPAETLIVAGVRFMGETAKILTPDKRVLMPTLEATCSLDLGCPADEFSAFCDQYPDRQVVVYANTSAAVKARADWVVTSSIALDVAEHLSAKGEKILWAPDKHLGGYVRRETGADVVMWDGACIVHEEFKARALVDLKRVYPDAAVLVHPESPQSVVELADRVGSTTQIINAAKEMDNQQFIVATDQGIFYKLQQEAPDKQFIIAPTAGNGATCRSCANCPWMAMNELESLASVFDRQDNEIFVDAALGERAMVPLRRMLEFSASRAASRR, encoded by the coding sequence ATGACTATCGCCTCCGATCGTCTGCAAGCGATTCGCGAGCAGGTCCAACATCACCTCGACAAAGATGCGGCTAAGCAACTGTCGCCCGATGAGCAGCGCGTGCTCGTTGCCAGAATCAAGGAGCAGCTTGCGGCACACAATGCCGTGATAGTGGCTCACTATTACACGGCGCCCGAGATTCAGGCGCTGGCGGAAGAGACCGGCGGCTGCGTGTCGGACTCCCTGGAAATGGCGCGTTTTGGCCATGACCACCCGGCAGAGACGCTTATCGTCGCGGGTGTCCGTTTTATGGGGGAGACTGCCAAGATTCTTACTCCGGACAAGCGGGTGCTCATGCCTACGCTGGAGGCTACCTGTTCCCTTGATCTTGGCTGTCCTGCGGACGAATTCTCGGCATTTTGTGACCAGTATCCGGATCGCCAGGTCGTGGTGTATGCCAATACCTCAGCGGCTGTCAAGGCGCGAGCCGACTGGGTGGTGACCTCGAGCATAGCGCTGGATGTAGCCGAGCATCTGTCGGCGAAGGGCGAGAAGATCCTTTGGGCTCCCGATAAACACCTGGGAGGCTACGTGCGTCGGGAGACCGGCGCAGACGTCGTGATGTGGGACGGCGCCTGCATAGTGCATGAGGAGTTCAAGGCTCGGGCCCTGGTAGATCTCAAGCGTGTCTATCCCGATGCCGCGGTATTGGTGCACCCGGAGTCGCCCCAAAGCGTCGTGGAGCTTGCGGACCGCGTCGGCTCCACGACGCAGATCATCAATGCAGCAAAAGAGATGGATAATCAGCAATTCATCGTGGCTACCGATCAGGGGATTTTCTACAAGCTTCAGCAGGAGGCGCCCGATAAGCAGTTTATTATCGCGCCCACTGCGGGTAACGGAGCAACCTGTCGCAGCTGCGCGAACTGCCCCTGGATGGCCATGAATGAGCTAGAATCTCTTGCCAGCGTTTTTGATCGTCAGGATAACGAGATCTTCGTCGATGCCGCTCTGGGAGAGCGGGCGATGGTCCCGCTGCGACGCATGCTCGAGTTCTCCGCCAGCCGGGCTGCGTCGCGACGTTAA
- a CDS encoding M48 family metalloprotease — protein MLMIATKPVRSLLAPRFWNRLLITLMSVLLLCVTTPSQAQRTEKLKIPNLGESSTSLFSAEYEYQLGRAWLRVFRSQAATVNDPLLFSYLEDLIFKLAAESELEDRRLELVVVDNPAINAFAVPGGVIGIHNGLLLHAQTEDELATVIAHEIAHLSQRHFSRRVEFAKTQQPLTLAAMLAGFVLMATAGGDAGMAALAAAQAAAQDSALRYSRSNEAEADRVAMQTIVNAGMDPHAASSMFDRMMQASRYATGSRIPEFLRTHPLSENRIADTRNRARQYPKQIRPAKLDYQLMRARVLNQLSDTPEEAAAKFRKELDGSPRSTAAARYGLVLALTDAGRGDEAALELDSLWAAEPDRLEYVIADARIDMAKNEPHRAAKKLADRLKLNPHNHALTMTYAEALMQDQQAHVAEEVLLEQSKRKGNDPYLWYLLAEVQGLSGNIIGLHQARAEYFILNGILDQAEKQLRYALDLVRNDYTTSAKINQRINDVTEMKAMLES, from the coding sequence ATGCTGATGATCGCCACCAAACCAGTTCGCAGCCTCCTGGCGCCGCGCTTTTGGAACCGACTGCTTATCACCCTGATGTCGGTCCTGCTGCTGTGCGTCACGACGCCCTCCCAAGCCCAACGCACGGAAAAACTGAAGATTCCCAATCTGGGCGAATCAAGCACAAGCCTGTTTTCTGCGGAGTATGAGTACCAGTTGGGTCGCGCCTGGTTGCGGGTGTTCCGCAGTCAGGCGGCAACGGTCAACGACCCGCTGCTGTTCAGCTATCTCGAAGATCTGATTTTTAAACTCGCAGCAGAAAGTGAACTGGAAGATCGACGCCTTGAGCTGGTGGTGGTGGACAACCCCGCGATCAATGCTTTTGCAGTCCCCGGTGGCGTCATAGGGATTCACAACGGGCTGCTCCTCCATGCCCAAACGGAAGATGAGCTGGCCACGGTCATTGCCCACGAAATCGCCCACCTGAGTCAACGACACTTTTCCCGACGGGTGGAGTTTGCCAAAACCCAGCAGCCATTGACCCTGGCGGCGATGCTTGCGGGATTCGTGCTGATGGCCACGGCCGGGGGCGACGCGGGCATGGCGGCCCTGGCTGCGGCCCAGGCTGCGGCTCAGGACTCGGCACTGCGCTATTCCCGCAGCAACGAAGCAGAGGCAGACCGCGTTGCCATGCAGACCATCGTTAACGCAGGAATGGATCCCCACGCGGCGTCCTCAATGTTCGACCGCATGATGCAGGCCTCGCGCTATGCGACGGGCAGCCGAATCCCCGAATTCCTGCGTACCCATCCGTTGTCGGAGAACCGTATTGCCGATACCCGCAATCGCGCCCGCCAGTACCCCAAGCAGATCCGCCCGGCGAAGCTCGACTATCAGCTCATGCGCGCCCGCGTGCTCAACCAGCTCTCGGACACGCCGGAAGAGGCTGCCGCCAAGTTCCGAAAAGAGCTCGACGGCTCTCCCCGCTCCACCGCCGCCGCGCGTTATGGACTGGTACTTGCACTAACGGATGCTGGGCGCGGCGATGAGGCGGCCCTGGAGCTCGACTCCCTGTGGGCGGCGGAGCCGGACAGACTTGAATACGTGATCGCCGATGCGCGCATCGACATGGCGAAAAACGAGCCCCACCGCGCCGCGAAAAAGCTCGCCGACCGCCTGAAGTTAAATCCGCACAACCATGCGCTGACGATGACTTATGCGGAGGCGCTGATGCAGGACCAGCAGGCCCACGTGGCCGAAGAGGTGCTGCTGGAACAAAGCAAGCGCAAGGGCAATGACCCTTACCTCTGGTATCTTCTCGCGGAGGTTCAGGGCTTGTCTGGCAACATCATCGGCCTGCATCAGGCGCGGGCGGAATACTTTATCCTCAACGGCATTCTTGATCAGGCAGAAAAACAGCTTCGTTACGCCCTGGATCTTGTGCGCAACGATTACACCACGAGCGCCAAGATCAATCAGCGCATCAATGATGTGACCGAAATGAAAGCGATGCTGGAGTCCTGA
- a CDS encoding sulfurtransferase TusA family protein → MATLSSEQASHGGIGHDADARVDARGLRCPMPLLMAKRGLNALEVGQTLHLLSTDAGSRRDFEVFARQSGHEIVQTLDVDDEFHFVLRKS, encoded by the coding sequence ATGGCGACGTTGAGCAGTGAGCAAGCATCTCACGGGGGAATAGGTCATGATGCGGACGCCCGGGTCGACGCCCGGGGCCTTCGCTGTCCCATGCCCTTACTGATGGCGAAGCGGGGTCTGAATGCACTGGAAGTCGGGCAAACACTACATTTGCTATCCACCGATGCCGGCTCCCGCCGTGATTTTGAGGTGTTTGCCAGGCAAAGTGGTCACGAGATAGTCCAAACCCTGGATGTGGATGATGAGTTTCACTTTGTACTGCGCAAGAGCTAA
- a CDS encoding insulinase family protein, translating into MQIRITARRAVQASLYALFGLLVACANPDMASPSAKKPAPDAPVQSPNDRFAYRLITLDNGLKILLISNPDTPKAAASLDVQVGSGDNPDGRGGLAHFLEHMLFLGTEKYPDAAEYVQFVTEHGGSRNAYTSFEHTNYFFDIDADHLPGALDRFAQFFISPSFDTAYVDRERNAVQAEYQMGLKSDGRRGLDVFQASMNPAHPLSQFAVGSLDSLADRPDAKVRDDLLQFYDDHYSADIMRLVILGREPLDALEDMAAKMFSAVPNRGVELETIKEPLFVDAQLPMLVKIKPQGTLRQLEVNFQIPDYRGNYTVKPMTYVSNLIGHEGEGSLLSLLKREGLADALSSGTGLSWRGGELLSVTINLTEKGVEEYERVLQNVFAYLDLLRSEEPREWLYQEQAAVAALGFRFREPSAPMGYVSRLSNAMHYYDDPDVLQGPYLMSDFDAAMISDALQWLMPDKAQVVLTAPEVSTDRTSRFYEVPYSKLGPEALMLSRWEGSDIEGLHLPEPNPFIAENVELVALTDDNPRLPDLRVEEPRKRLWFKQSEDFRVPKGAMYVSFRSPLVAATAEQKAASALYTRMVKDAVREYTYPALLAGLGFNFYTHGQGISMRVSGYNNKQLALLEDLLAKIADQTFDPARFERLRRELVLGLQNTVARRPTSQLLDDLRRALGNGAYDEQELIDALEAMDVEGLEAYRKEFWASVKAEGMLYGNYAPPEVQKMSEVLDAVLGEGEGAPALAPEVLQLVEGEPLELHAAIEHDDAVVAWYLQGDGQAWRDRALVALTGQITESGFFQQLRTEQQLGYIVSSFYWPQHDVPGLMLLVQSPSHSAGHVVGAMEQFLSDTLRDITEEQFQRHKQALINATLKPQENLGERAEFYWQSIASREWSFDAPQQMAAAVESLSFDEWQEAYRDLFLENRRSLLALSVGAKAAPEIEGNAVFDNPEALKKGRDRITVDLSPL; encoded by the coding sequence ATGCAAATCCGTATCACCGCCCGACGCGCGGTGCAGGCAAGTCTGTATGCGCTGTTTGGCCTTCTTGTCGCTTGCGCAAATCCAGACATGGCGTCCCCATCGGCAAAAAAACCGGCCCCCGACGCACCGGTGCAAAGTCCCAATGATCGTTTTGCCTACCGCTTGATAACGCTGGATAACGGGCTGAAGATCCTGCTCATTTCGAATCCCGACACCCCGAAAGCGGCGGCCTCCCTGGATGTGCAGGTGGGCAGCGGCGACAACCCCGATGGTCGGGGTGGGTTGGCGCATTTTCTGGAGCACATGCTCTTTTTGGGCACGGAAAAGTACCCCGATGCGGCCGAGTACGTGCAGTTTGTGACGGAGCACGGGGGCAGCCGAAATGCCTACACCAGCTTTGAGCACACCAACTACTTCTTTGACATCGATGCCGATCACCTGCCCGGGGCCCTGGATCGCTTTGCCCAGTTCTTTATCTCGCCAAGTTTTGACACCGCCTACGTGGATCGTGAGCGAAACGCCGTCCAGGCCGAGTATCAGATGGGGCTCAAAAGCGATGGCCGACGGGGGCTTGATGTTTTTCAGGCATCCATGAATCCCGCACACCCTCTCAGCCAGTTTGCCGTGGGTAGCCTGGATAGTCTTGCAGACCGACCGGACGCGAAGGTTCGTGATGATCTGCTGCAGTTTTACGACGATCACTACTCCGCCGACATCATGCGCCTGGTGATCCTCGGTCGCGAGCCCCTGGATGCCCTTGAGGATATGGCCGCAAAGATGTTCTCCGCCGTGCCTAACCGCGGCGTAGAGCTGGAGACCATCAAAGAGCCCCTGTTCGTTGATGCACAGCTGCCCATGCTCGTAAAAATCAAACCCCAGGGCACCCTGCGGCAACTCGAAGTCAATTTTCAGATCCCCGATTACCGGGGAAACTATACCGTCAAGCCCATGACCTATGTGTCGAACCTTATAGGGCATGAGGGCGAAGGCAGCTTGTTGTCGCTGCTCAAGCGCGAGGGTCTTGCCGATGCCCTGTCCTCAGGCACGGGGCTGAGTTGGCGCGGCGGTGAGCTCTTGTCCGTGACGATAAACCTGACGGAAAAGGGCGTTGAGGAGTACGAACGTGTCCTCCAAAACGTGTTTGCCTATCTGGACTTACTGCGCTCGGAGGAGCCCAGGGAGTGGCTGTATCAGGAGCAAGCGGCGGTGGCGGCCCTGGGGTTTCGCTTTCGGGAGCCCTCGGCGCCCATGGGCTATGTCAGTCGCCTGAGCAACGCCATGCATTACTACGACGATCCTGACGTGCTTCAAGGGCCCTATCTCATGAGCGATTTTGATGCCGCGATGATCAGCGATGCCCTGCAGTGGTTGATGCCGGATAAGGCGCAGGTGGTGCTTACCGCCCCGGAGGTCAGCACGGACCGCACCTCGCGTTTTTACGAGGTTCCCTACAGCAAGCTGGGACCCGAGGCCCTCATGCTGTCGCGCTGGGAGGGCAGTGATATCGAGGGATTGCATCTTCCCGAGCCCAATCCCTTCATTGCCGAGAATGTGGAGCTGGTTGCCCTGACAGACGACAACCCGCGCCTCCCGGACCTGCGTGTGGAGGAGCCGCGCAAGCGTCTCTGGTTCAAGCAAAGCGAAGATTTCCGGGTGCCCAAGGGAGCGATGTACGTCAGCTTCCGGTCACCCCTGGTGGCGGCCACCGCAGAGCAGAAAGCGGCTTCAGCCCTGTATACCCGCATGGTGAAGGACGCGGTTCGCGAATACACCTATCCGGCGCTCCTGGCAGGACTGGGTTTTAACTTTTATACCCATGGTCAAGGCATCAGCATGCGTGTGAGTGGGTACAACAACAAGCAGTTGGCCCTGTTGGAAGATCTTCTGGCGAAAATCGCTGATCAGACGTTTGATCCTGCGCGCTTTGAGCGTCTGCGTCGCGAACTGGTGCTGGGACTGCAGAACACCGTCGCACGTCGGCCCACTTCCCAGTTATTGGATGATCTGCGCCGGGCCCTGGGCAATGGGGCCTATGACGAGCAAGAGCTGATAGATGCCCTCGAGGCCATGGACGTGGAGGGTCTGGAAGCCTACCGCAAGGAGTTCTGGGCGTCGGTGAAGGCGGAGGGAATGCTCTACGGGAATTATGCGCCCCCTGAGGTACAGAAGATGTCGGAGGTTCTCGATGCCGTGCTCGGTGAGGGTGAGGGTGCACCGGCGCTAGCGCCCGAGGTCTTGCAGTTGGTCGAGGGCGAGCCGCTGGAATTGCACGCAGCAATTGAGCATGACGACGCTGTCGTTGCCTGGTACCTCCAGGGTGACGGTCAGGCCTGGCGCGACCGGGCCCTCGTTGCGCTCACGGGTCAGATTACCGAGTCCGGATTTTTTCAGCAGCTGCGCACGGAACAGCAGTTGGGCTATATCGTTTCGAGCTTTTACTGGCCCCAGCACGACGTGCCGGGCTTGATGCTCCTTGTGCAATCTCCCTCGCACTCCGCCGGCCACGTCGTGGGTGCCATGGAGCAGTTTCTGTCGGATACGCTCAGGGATATCACCGAGGAGCAGTTTCAGCGTCATAAGCAGGCACTGATCAATGCGACCCTGAAGCCCCAGGAGAATCTCGGCGAACGTGCTGAGTTTTACTGGCAGTCTATTGCGTCGCGGGAATGGTCATTCGACGCCCCTCAACAGATGGCGGCCGCCGTCGAGTCTCTAAGCTTTGATGAATGGCAGGAAGCCTATCGCGACCTCTTCCTGGAAAATCGACGATCCTTACTCGCTTTGAGCGTCGGGGCAAAGGCGGCGCCAGAGATCGAGGGCAATGCGGTCTTCGATAATCCGGAAGCCCTCAAAAAAGGCCGCGACCGGATTACCGTCGACTTGTCTCCGCTGTAG
- a CDS encoding AI-2E family transporter: MLEILQKWYERYLFEEESVLLLVLILLSLVLLATIGDILAPLLASIVLAYLVQGVVNLLCRLGLPPWLGFFIAFTAFMGAFFAVLLGLLPLVWRQSIGLITEIPRMIDQGRDLLEVLPGRYPDVFSQTQIDQLLAGVQGEIAGLGQKVVTVTLARIPGFMTLLVYVVLVPIIVFFLLKDRTQITRWVTSFLPERRPLLSRIWAEMNVQFSNYARGKMVEIIIVGAASYVSFTGLGLRYAALLGLLVGLSVIIPYIGAFLITVPVAAVALFQWGLTPEFYWVLAVYLVIQILDGNVLVPLLFSEAVNLHPVAIIVAVLFFGGIWGLWGVFFAIPLATLIKAVINAWPKRETVTATQSLSDSAE, translated from the coding sequence ATGCTTGAGATTTTACAGAAATGGTATGAGCGCTACCTCTTTGAAGAGGAGTCGGTGCTCCTGTTGGTGCTTATACTGCTGTCTCTGGTGCTGTTGGCCACCATCGGGGACATTCTTGCACCGCTTCTGGCTTCCATCGTCCTCGCCTACCTCGTACAGGGCGTTGTGAATCTTCTCTGCCGTTTGGGGTTACCACCCTGGCTGGGGTTCTTTATCGCATTTACGGCTTTTATGGGGGCTTTTTTTGCCGTGCTCCTTGGACTGCTACCTCTGGTCTGGCGCCAGTCCATCGGGCTGATCACTGAAATTCCGCGCATGATCGATCAGGGCCGGGATCTTTTGGAGGTGCTTCCCGGAAGGTACCCCGACGTGTTCAGTCAGACGCAGATCGACCAGCTGCTGGCCGGGGTGCAGGGCGAGATTGCTGGCCTGGGTCAAAAAGTCGTGACCGTGACCCTGGCGCGCATTCCCGGATTTATGACTTTGTTGGTCTACGTCGTTCTCGTACCCATCATCGTGTTTTTCCTTTTGAAGGACAGGACTCAGATTACCCGGTGGGTGACGTCCTTTCTGCCCGAGCGCCGACCACTCCTCAGCCGGATCTGGGCGGAGATGAACGTGCAGTTTTCGAATTACGCCCGAGGCAAGATGGTGGAAATCATCATTGTGGGTGCCGCCAGCTATGTCAGTTTTACGGGACTCGGGCTTCGCTATGCGGCGCTTTTGGGATTGCTCGTGGGCTTATCGGTCATCATTCCCTACATCGGCGCATTTCTCATCACGGTCCCTGTGGCAGCGGTGGCGCTGTTTCAGTGGGGACTGACACCGGAATTTTATTGGGTGTTGGCGGTCTATCTTGTTATACAAATATTAGACGGCAACGTCCTGGTGCCCTTATTGTTTTCTGAAGCCGTTAACCTTCACCCCGTCGCGATTATCGTAGCGGTACTGTTTTTTGGTGGAATCTGGGGCTTGTGGGGTGTGTTCTTCGCGATCCCCCTCGCAACCCTGATAAAGGCTGTGATTAACGCCTGGCCCAAGCGCGAAACCGTCACCGCTACTCAATCTCTATCTGACTCCGCGGAGTAA